One window of Pseudomonas sp. FP198 genomic DNA carries:
- a CDS encoding helix-turn-helix domain-containing protein, translating into MTSDRLTRVPARQALSDFIRQCRERTSPESLGLPQGRRRRTNGLRREEVAALAGVGLTWYTWFEQGRDIAVSDDFLQRLARGLRLDRAEREHLFALAGRETFADGAESAELPQSLVTMINALDQAAYIMDSSWDVLAHNEAARILFEDFTLPRPNLLRIVFFSDHYRQKIQDWQFAARLVLLKARHDYLTGGKSPVLKSILNEVLQAVPQTMQWWDDPEILPIGDTDITLRDAQGCWRSYRINILVSKDRPGLRIAFYDEKK; encoded by the coding sequence GTGACGTCTGATCGATTAACTCGAGTACCGGCCAGACAGGCGCTGTCGGACTTCATCCGCCAGTGTCGCGAACGGACATCTCCGGAATCGCTCGGCCTGCCGCAGGGACGCCGCCGTCGAACCAATGGCCTGCGTCGCGAAGAAGTCGCCGCGTTGGCGGGTGTTGGCTTGACCTGGTACACCTGGTTCGAGCAGGGCCGCGACATAGCGGTGTCGGACGACTTTCTCCAGCGATTGGCGCGGGGACTTCGGCTCGACCGAGCCGAACGGGAACACCTTTTTGCACTGGCTGGCCGTGAGACATTTGCGGATGGGGCTGAAAGTGCCGAGCTTCCCCAGTCATTGGTAACGATGATTAATGCTCTCGATCAAGCGGCCTACATCATGGACAGCTCATGGGACGTGCTGGCCCATAACGAAGCGGCAAGAATCCTCTTTGAAGACTTCACATTGCCGCGACCGAATCTGCTGCGCATCGTGTTCTTTTCCGACCACTACCGGCAGAAGATTCAAGACTGGCAGTTCGCCGCGAGGCTTGTACTGCTCAAGGCGCGCCATGACTATCTGACGGGAGGGAAGAGCCCGGTTCTGAAGTCCATCCTCAACGAGGTTCTCCAAGCAGTCCCACAGACGATGCAATGGTGGGATGATCCCGAAATCCTTCCGATCGGCGATACGGACATTACGCTGCGCGATGCACAGGGCTGTTGGCGAAGCTATCGCATCAACATTCTTGTTTCCAAGGACCGGCCTGGGCTTCGCATCGCCTTCTACGATGAAAAAAAATAA
- a CDS encoding glutathione S-transferase family protein, with translation MLLYQFQKGTNPRRVIIYLNEKGIDVPRYELDYAGGEHKSREYLAINPGGRAPTLLTDEGVPITDSAAIVEYLEALYPGTPMIGTDVVSRSKVRSLERLGTDLVVRSQLWLWNVTQSFPAKEPSPSLEVADKLFGYVTEILDVLEMTTADNEFLAGNTPTIADCTVFSIFQTCRERFDLAFGADHPCLDAWYKNFRQRPSADY, from the coding sequence ATGCTCCTCTACCAATTTCAAAAGGGCACGAATCCGCGGCGCGTCATCATCTACCTGAACGAAAAGGGAATTGACGTTCCGCGCTATGAACTTGATTACGCGGGAGGCGAGCACAAATCGCGCGAATATCTTGCAATCAATCCCGGCGGACGAGCCCCGACCCTCCTCACGGATGAGGGTGTGCCGATCACCGACTCCGCCGCCATCGTCGAGTATCTGGAGGCGCTGTATCCCGGCACGCCAATGATCGGGACGGACGTCGTTTCGCGATCGAAAGTTCGGTCGCTTGAACGCCTGGGCACCGATCTGGTGGTCCGGTCTCAGCTTTGGCTGTGGAACGTGACCCAATCTTTTCCTGCCAAGGAGCCATCCCCCTCATTGGAGGTTGCCGACAAGCTCTTTGGATACGTCACCGAAATACTGGATGTTCTGGAGATGACAACCGCAGACAACGAGTTCCTGGCAGGAAACACTCCTACGATCGCTGACTGCACGGTGTTTTCAATCTTTCAAACATGCCGGGAAAGATTCGACCTGGCCTTCGGTGCCGATCATCCGTGCCTTGATGCCTGGTACAAGAATTTTCGCCAGCGGCCTAGCGCCGACTATTAG
- a CDS encoding alpha/beta fold hydrolase: MVMNRRTFSATFIGAAAAAILATNGVAVSASGRPPKARNIVLVHGLFADGSCWNDVIPLLQSKGLTVTSVQNPLTTLPQSIAAAERVLARQDGPTVLVGHSFGGMIVTQAGMHRNVSAVVYIAARAPDANEDFAALAKKYPTPPATAGIIYDGDEGRLTEEAFLRDFAGDVPPSTARVLYATQSPFQKALLAGTVTEAAWRSKPAYYAVSGEDRTINPELQRFLAKRMGAKTIELPASHLSIISHPREVSELILEAAGFD; the protein is encoded by the coding sequence ATGGTCATGAATCGGCGCACGTTCTCGGCAACTTTCATCGGAGCAGCCGCGGCTGCGATCCTTGCGACAAATGGCGTGGCAGTGTCTGCATCAGGTCGTCCGCCTAAAGCCAGGAACATTGTTCTTGTGCATGGCCTCTTTGCCGATGGCTCTTGCTGGAACGACGTCATCCCCCTCTTGCAGTCGAAGGGGCTTACCGTCACTTCCGTTCAGAACCCTCTGACGACCCTGCCTCAATCGATTGCAGCAGCAGAGCGCGTACTCGCCCGCCAGGATGGCCCGACTGTTCTGGTCGGACACTCATTCGGTGGGATGATCGTCACCCAGGCCGGGATGCATCGTAATGTCTCGGCCGTTGTTTACATCGCCGCCCGAGCACCCGACGCGAACGAAGACTTCGCAGCGCTCGCGAAAAAGTACCCGACTCCGCCCGCCACCGCGGGGATCATCTATGACGGTGATGAAGGCAGGCTTACCGAAGAAGCGTTCCTGCGGGATTTCGCCGGTGATGTTCCTCCCTCGACGGCAAGGGTTCTTTACGCAACGCAATCCCCCTTTCAGAAGGCCTTGCTGGCAGGCACGGTCACAGAAGCAGCCTGGCGCTCGAAACCTGCCTACTACGCGGTTTCGGGCGAGGACCGTACCATCAATCCCGAGCTGCAGAGATTCCTGGCGAAGAGGATGGGAGCGAAGACGATAGAACTGCCGGCCAGCCATCTTTCGATAATCTCGCACCCACGGGAAGTCAGTGAGCTTATCCTGGAAGCTGCTGGTTTCGATTGA
- a CDS encoding DMT family transporter, producing MTCFAMLAFAANSLLCRLALKHTDIDAASFSVVRLASGALVLWLMCALRRSSSTIKGSWKGAAALFVYVFAFSFAYRHLETGTGALLLFGAVQLSMVLYGLSKGERMHTLAIVGFVLAIVGLVSLLLPGAAAPDPVSALTMLLSGVAWGIYSLLGKTVADPLATTTGNFLRSIPLVLIASLPFLSELRWDSLGMLYAILSGALASGVGYAVWYVAVRHLAAFQAATVQLSVPILASLAGIVFLGESLSVRMVLASIAVLGGVALVLGGKQGRA from the coding sequence ATGACCTGTTTCGCCATGCTCGCCTTTGCAGCGAATTCGCTGTTGTGCCGCCTGGCGCTTAAACACACCGACATCGATGCCGCGAGTTTCAGCGTTGTCCGGTTGGCCAGCGGGGCCTTGGTGTTATGGCTGATGTGTGCCTTGAGACGGTCCTCAAGCACGATCAAAGGAAGCTGGAAGGGCGCCGCAGCCTTGTTCGTCTACGTCTTTGCTTTTTCCTTCGCATACCGTCATCTGGAGACCGGGACAGGGGCGCTGCTGTTGTTTGGCGCGGTTCAATTGAGCATGGTTCTCTACGGCTTGTCCAAAGGCGAGCGGATGCACACGCTGGCAATCGTTGGGTTTGTGTTGGCGATTGTTGGCTTGGTCAGCCTGCTGCTTCCAGGTGCAGCCGCACCTGATCCCGTTAGCGCATTGACGATGCTGTTATCGGGGGTGGCATGGGGGATCTACTCACTGCTTGGCAAAACTGTCGCTGATCCGCTGGCAACCACAACCGGCAACTTCTTGCGCTCGATTCCCCTGGTATTGATTGCAAGCTTGCCGTTTCTCTCAGAACTGCGTTGGGATTCGCTGGGGATGCTTTACGCCATTCTTTCCGGCGCGCTGGCGTCAGGCGTCGGCTACGCGGTCTGGTATGTCGCGGTGCGTCATCTGGCAGCGTTTCAAGCCGCGACGGTGCAGTTGAGCGTACCCATTCTGGCTTCGCTGGCTGGCATCGTTTTTCTGGGGGAAAGCCTGAGCGTAAGGATGGTGTTGGCATCCATTGCTGTGCTGGGGGGTGTTGCGTTGGTGTTGGGCGGCAAACAGGGCAGAGCCTAG
- a CDS encoding TetR/AcrR family transcriptional regulator, translating into MGKKNAVVTAEPAETSTKERILKIAAQLFSTRGFHATGMAELEKATGLARGALYYHIGSKEELLFEITSRYLRVLIAEGTPLCESDLAAEDKFRRLSAIVMRTIVTHLAEMTVCFREVYSVIGERQTELLDLHRQYEKLWSQILKAGVSEGTFRTSDSLAVKAILGIHHYSYLWIKPGGPRSPESIATFFCDTLLPGLKVEPRPA; encoded by the coding sequence ATGGGAAAAAAGAACGCCGTCGTCACTGCCGAACCTGCTGAAACAAGCACCAAGGAACGGATCCTGAAAATCGCTGCGCAGTTGTTTTCGACGCGCGGGTTTCATGCGACCGGCATGGCCGAGTTGGAAAAAGCCACTGGCCTGGCTCGAGGCGCGCTGTATTACCACATCGGCAGCAAGGAAGAATTGCTGTTCGAAATCACCAGCCGGTATCTACGGGTGCTCATCGCGGAAGGCACGCCCCTGTGCGAGAGCGATTTGGCTGCGGAAGATAAATTTCGCCGGCTCTCGGCCATCGTGATGCGCACGATTGTCACCCACCTTGCCGAAATGACGGTGTGTTTCCGCGAAGTGTATTCGGTCATTGGCGAGCGCCAGACCGAGTTGCTCGACCTGCACCGGCAGTATGAAAAACTCTGGTCGCAGATCCTCAAAGCTGGCGTGAGCGAGGGGACCTTCCGCACATCCGACTCGTTGGCCGTGAAGGCTATCCTTGGTATCCACCACTACAGCTATTTGTGGATCAAGCCCGGAGGCCCTCGCTCCCCGGAGTCCATCGCGACGTTTTTCTGCGACACCCTCCTCCCCGGACTGAAGGTTGAGCCGCGCCCCGCTTGA
- a CDS encoding MarR family winged helix-turn-helix transcriptional regulator: MSIERLRRALGLSHPGAVRLVDRLVTQGVVERRQADADRRAVALHLTPAGNANCAAVLAVRHERIARALEVLDPDERETLGRITEKLLNGLVNDLDQGYSVCRLCDPASCTNCPVADALNESPCTGHP; this comes from the coding sequence ATGTCCATAGAGCGCTTGAGGCGAGCCTTGGGATTATCTCATCCTGGAGCTGTGCGCCTGGTTGATAGGCTTGTCACCCAGGGTGTAGTGGAACGGAGACAAGCAGACGCTGATCGGCGTGCCGTTGCGCTCCACCTTACCCCCGCAGGAAATGCGAACTGTGCTGCCGTGCTAGCGGTCCGCCATGAACGTATAGCTCGTGCTTTGGAAGTGCTTGATCCGGATGAGCGCGAAACCCTTGGACGGATAACCGAAAAGCTACTCAACGGCCTGGTGAATGATCTCGATCAAGGCTATTCGGTTTGTAGACTGTGCGACCCTGCGTCTTGCACGAATTGTCCAGTCGCAGATGCGTTGAATGAAAGTCCCTGCACTGGCCATCCCTGA
- a CDS encoding YkgB family protein: MQRITSVTSSQAALTSSISRLDNVNRAIVLSGVVLPLLMIGLLKFTQIEVQVLIPLISGTPWLAWLYPVLGEAGTSYLLGVVEILTALLLIASPWSARAAIAGGLLASLTFFTTISMMLVLPIWEAGSGGFPWLNFLGTFLIKDVALLGVSLVILTEGLRRLRPIQSQKGGSE, from the coding sequence ATGCAGCGCATCACGAGCGTCACCAGCAGCCAGGCTGCTCTCACTTCCAGTATTTCGAGACTCGATAACGTAAACCGGGCAATTGTCTTATCTGGCGTTGTTCTTCCCCTGCTAATGATTGGTCTACTCAAGTTCACGCAGATCGAAGTGCAGGTACTCATACCCCTGATCAGTGGCACCCCATGGCTGGCCTGGCTTTATCCAGTTCTTGGCGAAGCCGGTACCTCGTACTTATTGGGTGTAGTCGAGATACTGACTGCACTGCTGCTCATTGCTTCACCCTGGTCTGCTCGAGCAGCTATCGCAGGTGGCTTGTTAGCCTCGCTGACCTTCTTTACGACCATTTCCATGATGCTGGTATTACCGATATGGGAGGCCGGATCGGGAGGTTTTCCATGGCTCAATTTTCTGGGCACGTTCCTGATAAAAGACGTTGCGTTATTAGGGGTGAGCCTGGTGATCCTCACCGAGGGGCTGCGGCGACTGCGCCCAATCCAGTCTCAAAAGGGCGGGAGTGAATAA
- a CDS encoding MBL fold metallo-hydrolase — protein sequence MHNHARFHLAALLTAALVTGATYSPSPTAAQASQASTATTAPPHKPALAGIYAFNLGKFRITALSDGTLPLDLHPLLRGISPKQIDAMLQRGFARNPLETSINAYLVDTGSHVVLIDTGAGELFGNVGGKLPESLAAAGYQPAQITDVLITHIHTDHSGGLTRGGQMMFPNATIHVGQADVDFFLDRANLDKGLTPAYLEQALKTVGPYQREGKLKPFTTESEILPGITAIPTPGHTPGHSFFRVTSEGESIDFWGDIMHVGLIQFSRPEVTITFDVNQNAARAQRLQQFEAAASERRLSAVAHLPFPGIGHIRREAGRYEWVPVQYRNRD from the coding sequence ATGCATAACCACGCGCGGTTCCATCTTGCGGCCCTACTCACAGCCGCCCTGGTCACGGGTGCAACCTACTCACCGTCGCCCACCGCAGCGCAAGCATCACAGGCATCGACCGCAACGACGGCACCGCCCCATAAACCCGCACTCGCAGGCATCTACGCGTTCAATCTGGGCAAGTTCCGCATCACCGCACTGAGCGACGGGACGCTGCCTCTCGATCTACATCCGCTGCTTAGAGGCATCAGCCCAAAGCAGATCGACGCAATGCTGCAACGTGGATTTGCTCGCAACCCGCTGGAGACATCCATCAATGCCTACCTCGTCGATACCGGCTCACATGTAGTACTGATCGATACCGGTGCCGGCGAATTGTTCGGTAACGTTGGCGGCAAGCTACCCGAAAGCCTGGCGGCTGCGGGCTACCAGCCGGCACAGATCACCGATGTGCTGATTACCCACATCCATACCGATCATTCCGGCGGCCTGACACGCGGCGGCCAGATGATGTTTCCCAATGCGACCATCCACGTCGGCCAGGCCGATGTCGACTTCTTCCTGGACCGCGCCAACCTCGACAAGGGGTTAACGCCGGCTTATCTGGAGCAAGCGCTGAAGACGGTTGGCCCGTACCAGCGCGAAGGCAAGCTGAAGCCGTTCACAACCGAATCCGAAATCCTCCCGGGTATCACCGCCATTCCCACGCCTGGACATACCCCGGGCCACAGTTTTTTTCGAGTCACAAGCGAAGGCGAGAGCATCGATTTCTGGGGCGACATCATGCATGTCGGCCTCATTCAGTTCTCGCGGCCGGAGGTGACGATAACCTTCGACGTCAATCAGAACGCCGCTCGCGCCCAGCGGCTACAACAATTCGAGGCTGCCGCGAGTGAACGACGGTTGTCAGCAGTCGCTCACTTGCCATTTCCGGGCATAGGCCACATCAGGCGCGAGGCCGGCAGGTATGAGTGGGTACCCGTCCAATACCGCAATCGCGACTGA
- a CDS encoding TonB-dependent siderophore receptor, protein MSSSPVSQRHPLNRALHAAILGLIVSSYALPSLAQTSSADHSNPVKQWNIAAGPLAPALDRFAREAGISLSFDASSVMNRTTAGVNGTLDTSTALSSLLQGSELQIEQQGPNAYLLSPRPTPTGPLELDATDAEEYRLAPLIINAKVRVSADDDANSVVAKELWVGGKVATSILNTPASVSVVTNKEMEQRSVSTTEEALQYTPGVVSDFYGTDDRNDYFQIRGFQATTYRDGLTLSSMRGVREDPFAYERIEILRGANSTLFGPADPGGSVNFVTKQPRFEKFGQGYVTYGSFDHVETGIDVGDALNDEKTLAGRFTAKGQNSDREYDHSQDDNRLVMGGLTWAPTDYTSATVILDYLKTESSPNSGGYPLDKEYDRSKFYGEPSYNFHDVERTSLSGNITHDFDNGFVLRSNLRYSKLTDDFGYVYLSDSAGRVGTTVDRYLFGTDTEADQFNGNLMLQYDARFENIDSSSLVGVEYLDSTTRESSVYALATPIDIANPVFTGVSRSITPYAVNKRDATTKAVFLQQNLSFYERFIVTAGMRNDSMDLTSKGLISTEKDNFSETSYRGALTYIVNDEVSTYVSMVESVSPPQVGVTPQTGRQYEVGVKYAPMGMDALFSAAVYDLTQENVTIAVVLPSGIIEQQTVGESRARGLDLEAKAQVTQNLSLIGGYSYMESEVLRGSLYDGSSLKGNEFSTAPKHSASLWSYYDVPGTDVSVGLGARYVGSYYFDAANSGKSDGTTLFDAAFNYEIAKGTDLAVNVSNLLDEQHVVGSGTANFYNPGREITAKVSYNW, encoded by the coding sequence ATGAGTTCGTCCCCTGTTTCACAGCGCCATCCATTAAATCGTGCCTTGCACGCTGCGATTTTGGGTTTGATCGTAAGCAGCTACGCATTGCCATCGCTGGCGCAAACATCGAGCGCTGACCACAGCAACCCAGTCAAGCAGTGGAACATCGCTGCCGGCCCACTGGCGCCGGCGCTTGACCGCTTTGCGCGCGAGGCTGGCATCAGTCTTTCCTTCGACGCGTCGAGTGTAATGAACCGCACCACTGCTGGCGTGAATGGCACGCTCGATACGTCGACAGCGCTTTCATCGTTGCTGCAGGGGAGCGAATTGCAAATCGAACAGCAAGGCCCGAATGCCTATCTACTGTCCCCTCGACCAACGCCCACCGGCCCGCTGGAGCTCGACGCAACGGACGCCGAGGAATACCGCTTAGCACCGCTCATCATCAATGCCAAGGTCAGGGTCAGTGCCGACGATGACGCCAACTCGGTGGTCGCCAAGGAGCTCTGGGTTGGCGGCAAGGTGGCAACCAGCATTCTCAATACACCGGCATCGGTGTCGGTTGTTACCAACAAGGAAATGGAGCAACGCAGCGTCAGCACCACGGAGGAGGCGCTGCAATACACGCCGGGCGTGGTCAGTGATTTCTATGGCACGGATGACCGCAACGACTATTTCCAGATCCGGGGCTTCCAGGCCACCACCTACCGTGACGGCTTGACCCTGAGTTCGATGCGCGGCGTACGCGAAGATCCGTTCGCTTATGAACGCATAGAGATTCTGCGTGGCGCCAACTCCACGCTGTTTGGCCCAGCGGACCCGGGCGGTTCGGTGAATTTCGTGACCAAACAGCCACGCTTCGAGAAGTTTGGCCAAGGCTATGTGACCTACGGTTCGTTTGACCATGTCGAGACAGGCATCGATGTGGGGGATGCGCTGAACGACGAAAAAACCTTGGCTGGCCGCTTCACTGCCAAAGGCCAGAACAGCGACCGCGAGTACGACCACTCACAGGACGACAACCGATTGGTGATGGGGGGCCTCACTTGGGCACCCACGGATTACACGTCAGCCACCGTGATTCTGGACTATCTGAAAACTGAAAGTTCGCCCAACAGTGGCGGCTATCCGCTGGACAAAGAGTACGACCGCAGCAAGTTTTATGGTGAGCCCAGCTACAACTTTCACGATGTCGAGCGCACCAGCCTCAGCGGTAATATCACCCATGACTTCGACAACGGCTTCGTACTGCGCAGCAATCTGCGTTACAGCAAATTGACCGATGATTTTGGCTACGTTTACCTCAGCGACAGCGCCGGACGTGTCGGTACCACCGTTGACCGGTATCTGTTTGGAACGGACACTGAGGCCGACCAGTTCAACGGCAATCTGATGCTGCAATACGATGCCCGCTTCGAGAACATCGACAGCAGCAGCCTGGTGGGCGTGGAGTACCTCGATTCGACCACCAGGGAAAGCTCGGTCTACGCCCTGGCGACCCCGATTGACATCGCAAATCCCGTGTTTACTGGCGTTTCACGCTCAATCACGCCGTATGCAGTCAACAAGCGAGACGCGACCACCAAGGCCGTGTTCCTTCAGCAGAACCTGTCGTTCTACGAGCGTTTCATTGTCACCGCGGGTATGCGCAACGACTCGATGGACCTTACCAGCAAAGGCTTGATATCCACTGAGAAAGACAACTTCTCCGAAACGTCCTACCGAGGTGCGTTGACTTATATCGTCAACGACGAGGTGTCCACCTATGTGAGCATGGTGGAATCCGTCTCGCCGCCTCAGGTTGGCGTAACACCGCAGACGGGCAGGCAGTACGAAGTGGGCGTGAAGTATGCGCCGATGGGGATGGACGCACTATTCTCCGCAGCCGTTTATGACTTGACCCAGGAAAACGTCACCATCGCCGTGGTGCTGCCGAGCGGCATCATCGAGCAACAGACGGTGGGCGAATCGCGGGCGCGCGGCCTCGACCTGGAGGCCAAGGCGCAGGTGACGCAGAACCTCAGCCTGATAGGCGGTTATTCCTATATGGAGTCCGAGGTACTGCGCGGTTCGTTGTACGACGGCAGCTCCCTGAAGGGTAATGAGTTCTCCACGGCACCCAAGCATTCCGCTTCGCTCTGGAGTTATTACGACGTGCCCGGTACTGATGTCAGCGTTGGCTTGGGTGCGCGCTACGTCGGCTCTTATTACTTCGATGCAGCCAACTCCGGCAAAAGCGATGGCACCACGCTGTTCGACGCCGCCTTCAACTATGAGATCGCCAAGGGCACCGACCTTGCGGTGAACGTCAGCAACCTGCTGGATGAGCAGCACGTGGTCGGTTCCGGCACAGCGAACTTCTACAACCCGGGTCGCGAGATTACCGCCAAAGTGAGTTACAACTGGTAA
- a CDS encoding FecR domain-containing protein, producing the protein MSRREPQALNPAIVEQAIQWLVRLRFNQADEQTQRTFEHWLQQCPEHVLAWQRVETLGDEFVGVPAQLARRTLEGTRHGMRRRESLKLLGLLATVSTAAWLGRDYTPVPAMLAQQRSSTGEQRRFQLDDGSLIQLNSDSAVDSDFDAQRRLIILRRGEIIVNVGADQHSPRARPFWVQSRDGIMRAQSSRFLARELDDGTLVAAQEGSVTVFPGSSQTPASRSVQAGNQLLFTSSGARMFRDNGLDLWSWGDGVISARNMRLNDFIVELSRYRPGVLRCAEEVADRRVSGTFQLADNDQVLALVAQSLHLNIDYRTRYWVTVTAAT; encoded by the coding sequence ATGTCGAGGCGTGAGCCGCAGGCGCTCAATCCGGCCATTGTCGAGCAGGCGATCCAATGGCTGGTGCGCCTTCGCTTCAATCAAGCCGATGAACAAACACAGCGCACTTTCGAGCACTGGCTGCAGCAGTGCCCGGAGCATGTATTGGCGTGGCAGCGTGTGGAAACGCTTGGGGATGAATTTGTGGGCGTGCCAGCTCAACTGGCCCGACGAACCCTTGAGGGTACCCGGCATGGAATGCGGCGACGGGAAAGCCTGAAGCTACTGGGCCTATTGGCTACTGTAAGCACTGCAGCCTGGCTTGGCCGGGACTATACGCCCGTACCCGCGATGCTTGCGCAGCAGCGCAGCAGTACCGGCGAGCAACGACGTTTCCAACTCGATGATGGCAGCCTTATCCAGCTCAATAGCGATAGCGCCGTCGACAGCGATTTCGACGCCCAGCGACGCCTGATCATCCTGCGGCGTGGTGAAATCATCGTGAATGTCGGCGCGGATCAACACTCGCCTCGAGCGCGACCGTTCTGGGTGCAGTCACGTGACGGGATCATGCGAGCTCAGAGTTCGCGCTTCCTGGCACGCGAGCTGGATGATGGCACTCTGGTCGCGGCTCAGGAAGGATCAGTCACGGTTTTCCCCGGCTCCAGTCAAACTCCTGCGAGCCGCAGCGTCCAGGCAGGAAACCAGCTGCTATTCACATCAAGTGGCGCCCGAATGTTCAGGGACAACGGCCTGGATCTATGGAGCTGGGGGGACGGGGTGATCAGTGCGCGCAATATGCGCCTCAATGATTTCATCGTGGAGTTGTCGCGTTATCGCCCCGGGGTGCTGCGCTGCGCCGAAGAGGTCGCTGATCGTCGCGTTTCCGGCACCTTCCAGCTCGCCGACAACGATCAGGTCCTGGCATTGGTCGCGCAGTCATTGCACTTGAACATTGATTATCGAACCCGTTATTGGGTGACCGTGACCGCTGCCACCTGA
- a CDS encoding sigma-70 family RNA polymerase sigma factor: MRSDETLGNADLGLLYRTHHSWLHGWLIRRIGCRDNAADLAQDTFVRLLKSRQSSPLREPRAYLSSIARGLMIDQYRRRELERAYLESVTLLPQHEVPSEESRLLILDALERIDRMLGMLKPRVRQAFLFARLDGLTCAQIAEKLGVSRATVERDLATALQHCYRLRYVEA, from the coding sequence ATGCGCAGCGATGAAACGCTAGGTAACGCAGATCTAGGGCTGCTCTATCGAACCCACCACTCGTGGTTACACGGCTGGCTTATCCGACGCATTGGATGCCGCGATAACGCAGCAGATTTGGCGCAGGACACCTTCGTACGTCTGCTCAAATCCCGTCAGTCCAGCCCTTTGCGCGAACCACGCGCCTACTTGAGCAGTATCGCCCGCGGGCTGATGATCGATCAGTATCGTCGTCGCGAACTCGAACGTGCCTACCTGGAAAGCGTCACGTTGCTGCCTCAGCACGAGGTTCCCTCGGAAGAAAGCCGGCTGTTGATTCTTGATGCGCTCGAGCGCATAGACCGCATGCTCGGTATGCTGAAACCCAGAGTTCGCCAGGCATTTCTATTTGCCCGACTCGACGGTCTGACCTGCGCGCAAATAGCCGAAAAGCTGGGTGTTTCCCGTGCGACGGTGGAACGCGACCTGGCCACGGCCCTGCAACATTGCTATCGCTTGCGTTATGTCGAGGCGTGA